In Archangium lipolyticum, the DNA window CTCCTTCTTCTTCTCCTTGAGCAGGTCGGAGGTAATGCGCACACCGTGCTCGAGGGCCTCGGTGAGGACGCGGTCCAGGTTGATGCGCGACAGGCCCGCCGTCATCTTCGCCAGGCCCGCCAGCGGCACGTCCGACACCGCCGCCAGCTTCTTGCCCTCCAGCTTGTAGCGCACGTACTCCAGCCGCTCCTCCTCGGTGGGCAGGGGCAGCTCGATGGGCGCCACGTACGGGTTGCGCGTCAGGCGCTGGGACATGTCCGCCAGGTTCTCCGCCAGCAGCACCACGGACACGTCCCCCGCGAGGAACTGCGGGTCGTGCGCCCACTTCTCCAGCGTGGCCAGCACGAAGCGGTCCTCGGCGGACAGGTGGCTCATCTCCCCGCCCGGCACCAGCGTCTCGGCGAAGTCGATGATGAGCGCCAGGGACTTGCCCTCGCTCACGCGCATCCGCAGGAAGTTCTCGAGGATCTGCAGCGCCCGGGCCGGGTCCCTCGGCAGGCTCTTGGCGTAGTCCGTGCCATAGAGCGCGTCGTAGCCGGCCATCGTCCGCTGCAGCTCCTTCTGCGTCTCCGGAGACGAGGAGCGGATGCCCGACGAGCGGTCATAGAAGAGGACGTGGTCGCGCCCGCCGAAGAGCTCCTCGGAGAGGAACGTGCGCAGGGTGCCGAAGCCCCGGCTGCCGTCCTCCTGGGTGGTGGGCTGAAGGTCCCTCACCGCCCCATAGAGGAGGAAGGTGCTGACGGTCTTCGTGTAGTACTTCTGGGCCAGCTTGCGGGCCCAGCCGGGCAGCTCCGCGAGCGGATCCGCCGGATCGGCCTTGCGTGACTTGGTCACGGACACACCCCTCCAGCCCCCTCGGGGGGGCACTCGCGCCCGCCCCCATCGGACGGGCGCCTGTCTGAATCGTCCTCAGCGGCAGCCGCGCTGCTTCTTCAGCCGCTCCTTCACCGTGCCCATCGCGGGAGCCACGTCCACGCTCGCTTCGTCGTGGCACCGCAGCTTGAGGCTCACCTGCTTCACGCTGGTCGGCAACCGCACCCGGGCCGGCGTCGTGCGGCCCAGGTCCTTGCCTTCCACGAAGATGGCGGCCCCGGCGGGCACGGACTGCACCTCCACCTCATAACCCTCGGGCTCGAGCTTGAGCTGCACGTCCATCGGCTTGTCGCCCGCGGGCAGGTTGAGGCGCTTGTCGGCCGGCTTGTAGCCCGGGGCGCTGGCCGACACGACCACCTCGGTCTCCGCCGGCACCTCGCCGATGTAGGTCGAGCTGCTGCCCTTCTCGCGCACCACCTTGCCGTCCACCTTCACCTCGGCGTCCGGAGGCTGGGTGACGACCACCACGCGCGCCACCTGCACCTCGCGCTGGAGCTTCACCTCCAGGTTCGTGGGCGTCGTGCCAGGCTGGATTTCCATCTGCTGGGTGAAGGGCTTGTAGCCAGCGGCGCTCACCAGAACCAGGGCGGGGCCAGCCGGCACTTCCTGAAGGATGGGCCCGCTCTTGGGCACGTTCAGGTCCTGCCCACTGACGTTCACCCGGACGTCCCGCACATCCGCGGGCAGGCTCACCAGGATGTAGCCCTTCTTGGGCTCGGGGCGCATCGCGAGGAAGGCCACCGTGACGAGCAGCAGCACCACCAGGGCGGCGAGTCCCGCGATGAGCGGCAGGCGGTTGGGCGCGGCCGGAGCGGGAGCCGAAGCCGGAGCCGGGCCCCGCTCCTGTGGCCGCGCGGAGCCGGGCAGCGGCCTCGCCGGGAGGGCTGGAGAGGTCGACGCCTCCACCTCCTCTTCCTCCTGCACCATCTCCTTGGGCGGCGCCACGGGCGGCATGGGCAGCGGCGCGAACGAAGGGCGGCCCGGCACCGTGGGAACCGACTGCGAGGGCCGCGCCACGCCGGGGGACTCGGCCGACGGATCCGGCCGGACGACACGCGGCAGCCCGTCCATCGTGTTGCGGCCCTGGCGGGCCACGGTGGTGCTCTCCGCGGAGGCGGGCGAGAGCGTCGGAGCACGCGCGGGAGCCGGGGTCACGGTCACCGGCTGCGACATCCGCGCGCCGGGGACGCGCTGCGCCGGCTGCTCGTCGATGACGAGCGGACGAGGCACCTCCACCGGCGTCACGGTGCGCCCGGGGCCCACCATGCCCGGCTGGGTGGTCGGCTCGTCGAAGTACTCGGAGCTGTTCACCACCATCGTCGCCCCGGACTCCTCCTCCTGCACCGGGGGCTTGGGGGCGGGCGGCGCGGCCGTCAGCTTGGGCAGGGCCCCGAGCGTGGGAGAGCGGCGCACGCCACCCGCGCCGACGGGGGGCTGAGACGGCTCCACGGGCGGCAGGCTCGGCACCGGCGCGCTGACCGGCGGCGGCGGCGGGGCCGAGGACGCTCCGCTGAAGCCCATCTCGATGGCGGCC includes these proteins:
- a CDS encoding serine/threonine protein kinase, with amino-acid sequence TQAGILKGKFGYMSPEQIRGMPLDRRSDIFAIGVCLYEMLTGVCLYEMLTGERLFVGDSDFSVLEKVRKAEVPPPSTYNRRIPEALEKIVLKALARDVDERYQYANELGDDLQRFLITSESIFSRKDLMQYMKSTFAEDVEREKLRLQEYADIKPPEGMMAAIEMGFSGASSAPPPPPVSAPVPSLPPVEPSQPPVGAGGVRRSPTLGALPKLTAAPPAPKPPVQEEESGATMVVNSSEYFDEPTTQPGMVGPGRTVTPVEVPRPLVIDEQPAQRVPGARMSQPVTVTPAPARAPTLSPASAESTTVARQGRNTMDGLPRVVRPDPSAESPGVARPSQSVPTVPGRPSFAPLPMPPVAPPKEMVQEEEEVEASTSPALPARPLPGSARPQERGPAPASAPAPAAPNRLPLIAGLAALVVLLLVTVAFLAMRPEPKKGYILVSLPADVRDVRVNVSGQDLNVPKSGPILQEVPAGPALVLVSAAGYKPFTQQMEIQPGTTPTNLEVKLQREVQVARVVVVTQPPDAEVKVDGKVVREKGSSSTYIGEVPAETEVVVSASAPGYKPADKRLNLPAGDKPMDVQLKLEPEGYEVEVQSVPAGAAIFVEGKDLGRTTPARVRLPTSVKQVSLKLRCHDEASVDVAPAMGTVKERLKKQRGCR